DNA sequence from the Alphaproteobacteria bacterium genome:
CTTTGGTGTCGTCGATCACCTGGGCGTAAATGTTCTTGCTCGAGCGATGGACGCTGAGACGCGCACGCCCGGCGGATTTGCGGGCGAGCCGGGTTCGAATGCGCCGCTTGCGGCGCGTGTGGAGATCGAGAAACGGCTTCATGGCTCGCACCTACTTCTTTTTGCCTTCCTTGCGCCGGACGTGCTCACCCTCGTAGCGGATGCCTTTGCCTTTGTACGGCTCCGGACCGCGCATGGCACGAATCTCCGCCGCAACCTGCCCGACGCGCTGGCGATCGGCACCGCTGATCGTGATGGACGTTGGCTTGTCGCACTTGATCGTGATCCCCTCGGGGATCGGAAACACCACGTCGTGGCTGTAGCCGAGCAGGAGTTGGAGGTTTTTGCCTTGCACCGAGGCCCGGTACCCAACGCCCTGAATCTCGAGATTGACTGTGAAGCCCTTCGAAACACCAGCGATCAAATTATTGATCAGGCTGCGGTAAGTGCCCCACAACATGCGCGCGCGTTTGGTCTCGCCCCGCGGCTTGACCCAGATTTTGCCCTGGTCGAACTTGGCCTCGACATCGTCGGGGATGGGAAGGCTCAATTGCCCGAGTTTGCCCTTGACCGTCAGGTTGGCGCCGCCGAGCTGCACGTCGACGCCACCGGGCACCGCGACAGGGTATTTTCCAACGCGCGACATGACTGCTCCTAAAACACCTGACAGAGGATCTCGCCGCCAACATTTGCGGCACGAGCATCCGAATCCGACATTACGCCACGCGGCGTTGAAAGGATTGCAATACCCAGCCCGCCATGCACTCGAGGCAGGTCCTTGATCTTCGAATAGACCCGTCGGCCTGGCTTCGACAC
Encoded proteins:
- the rplF gene encoding 50S ribosomal protein L6, whose amino-acid sequence is MSRVGKYPVAVPGGVDVQLGGANLTVKGKLGQLSLPIPDDVEAKFDQGKIWVKPRGETKRARMLWGTYRSLINNLIAGVSKGFTVNLEIQGVGYRASVQGKNLQLLLGYSHDVVFPIPEGITIKCDKPTSITISGADRQRVGQVAAEIRAMRGPEPYKGKGIRYEGEHVRRKEGKKK